A genomic window from Osmia bicornis bicornis chromosome 6, iOsmBic2.1, whole genome shotgun sequence includes:
- the LOC114874647 gene encoding E3 ubiquitin-protein ligase lubel isoform X4: protein MNVSAIFLSRVHYPSHHGQIDSILAASGPVTSRFLEDPLEKSRLCVCEIAFTGGSSKNPGAEKWRPMAISNPSTRLRMARSMPHWVLAQQQKETEQHQQRRPPTPPKIPPPSLSGDCGDPDYEIIEFPTRPQPLKSSTPNVGKCALCGTENVFARCDICNGNYCEACDDMNHKHPKRKGHVRRRILTEFATKTRPPLPPKGENLSSPPPIPPPRRNRKNAQAKSTQNQGSTNLSLIERVGSLKRNLPNTGRPLSATLDAKTVSKSMHAVNSPSTDGSTSGTGTDKMSTLQERYRKYQEAMRAQDANRRRHTSSDISRDALNARPVSLGSPKLPPPVPPPPPPRSMMQSASVCDLSSPQMWNSGMHQTQSMAHLGPGGVPLMWYPPNPPWDMTMGGSTMSLNHPAMWAYPMGYPPSQMLPPHYPGSLSRAHSPARSLKSSRRSRAASPSPSMKSRKSLASRSRSRRSQGSPSDASSEDSGESDFDDRLSRSSRSRRGSVSRSVRQRSYHEDEVPRNLLPRSRRERLMSEERMTSTEDQWSEGHSSKRYPPLQNTTNSRRRYDQDERRLSKLDSRLDRVPNGSYRRRRSTDEESSDRRSTLPARSSRVTSSSDDHFEKAEISARRNEDDVPVKRASSVRRDVRLDDFERSSRRDSRRSSIDSDTQTPRKTTSRDVSSRRNREAENNDELVPRPSSRNQRSRDPSRDRETPSKREPSLRRDVSVDEIDKSPAKRASDNQSSRKTPSRESVPRRIPQSDDKQTSRPGSRNQEEIRGKRVEESPPEKRETIEDRSKSPKNVSERIAMEIPKEEWACEHCTFINDVNDRVCVVCCKTKSSALPPSNPENFEDVPSASEPPKSESATTSSNVSNPSSDLEKRTSLLKISNSEESGDSGSAKNKDTQENPLVECSSVTKNESTVGTSSVPESTDNVDIANDRRTSQRPMLEKISKTHSVSTGTSPPPQSISTQTYDYLPVRGSAAFVRAASASKGLLYYEDSDAERLFQEQSRFANSPELYPHTIQEQYLQQLIAAPSRDRTRRNSIDSTHLYYRSRESSQPRFLEAGPSSQTVSTLTRQGLEIVELLREAERHGYSTDDVQVALSQGSSNPIDWLKTQWPHLVETVQVLATTQGKELKENNVGVLSAAEAKEALRLTKGDVWNAVAIAIQRRQLKCEEIMKKGNFAMPEVVKALENNAGAEDAALFELQKNQLKPFLMRIWGPPVGVENDEAAPREDAAGAVGGGEGVSEQVSNVSDSEARKQVISPIVENFVALQADFQKQLAALRQLTDNWQLDKDPLNTLGNKPDNLYESNADHRILINPNLVPRAAQHLDLAETVHVQTLENEQSKRPLENEIETPMINNDVIVEKANEPVDIKDSIQNNNLKEREILISDKDENDPLIKNETSVVKKADQIIQNDNSLRNLNEKETVEIILVSDKQKEVENETVVEEINVQKSVAENLLQENSNDKTAKVNSVTNNERKETENLKEKENSEEKPVSGSSVRKDKSNVEFKANDVVSKVSVGSVDVEVDEREDKESLGSRVKENETMSRKSSDPLESSVQVDKAAPSRLKEDETSQKVSDPQQRTLDANKDSSSSSIPLQSNMAENSSENQQSDLTNQQDKSQQNIINVSKSSSETPNVDESTNKSNKVENDPVMQQNSEQLIIDNANEESSQKSSETQVASVEALISAVKSLPEQLLGPFISAMQMLSPKRLNIEPVQISTETVENKIEEKEIVTKEGGAEITVEPATTAEDIEKLRDLERRIARRLLAEGKASNYDEAEVAASLLALKFGDVEALQAAKECSSVESALAFLQQECELCTGRFAMSQMVSMLKCVHRCCNECAKNYFTIQISDRNITDAVCPFCKEPNLKDANEDEVLEYFSNLDIQLKTLLDPPIHELFQRKLRDRTLMQDPNFKWCIQCSSGFYADPDQKRLICPDCRSVTCAQCRRPWEKQHQGITCEQFAAWKDQNDPDNQAAGLAKHLADNGIDCPKCKFRYSLSRGGCMHFTCSQCKYEFCCGCGKAFMMGAKCSVSPYCAKLGLHAHHPRNCLFYLRDKEPAQLQQLLKDNGIEYDTDGPAGERKCKVQLQKETPTGVVDAICNSDVVEGHAGLCRIHYIEYLVRLIRQTQLEPLSLLNIDDLETCVRRAGIKLPSNWQHYIEYLAGLVLKGKLDPVAIFDLNDAKQELRRRGKVPPAKDQEMSERDYLEACIQVVRKEIPLE from the exons ATGAATGTGAGTGCGATCTTCCTTTCACGAGTGCATTATCCGTCGCATCATGGCC AAATAGATTCGATTTTGGCCGCTTCCGGCCCAGTGACGTCACGCTTTCTCGAGGATCCACTCGAAAAATCTCGATTGTGCGTCTGCGAAATCGCATTCACCGGCGGTTCGTCCAAG AACCCGGGAGCTGAAAAATGGCGCCCGATGGCCATCTCGAACCCATCGACCCGTTTGCGCATGGCAAGGTCCATGCCCCATTGGGTACTG GCGCAGCAGCAGAAGGAAACGGAACAACATCAGCAACGACGACCACCGACCCCACCGAAGATACCGCCACCCTCGCTCTCCGGAGACTGTGGTGACCCGGACTACGAGATCATCGAATTTCCCACCCGACCGCAACCTCTAAAGTCCTCGACACCGAACGTCGGCAAGTGTGCATTATGCGGCACGGAGAACGTGTTCGCACGTTGCGACATCTGCAACGGCAATTACTGCGAGGCCTGCGACGACATGAACCATAAGCACCCAAAGAGAAAAGGCCACGTACGAAGAAGAATCCTGACGGAATTCGCGACGAAAACGCGACCGCCTTTGCCACCGAAAGGGGAGAACCTGTCGAGTCCACCACCGATCCCTCCGCCCAGACGAAATCGCAAGAACGCTCAG GCTAAATCGACGCAAAACCAGGGATCCACGAATCTCTCCTTGATCGAGAGGGTCGGCAGTTTGAAGCGAAATCTACCGAATACCGGCCGGCCACTCTCGGCTACCTTAGACGCGAAAACCGTGTCGAAATCCATGCACGCCGTCAACTCACCCTCTACCGATGGATCTACATCGGGAACAGGCACCGACAAGATGTCTACTCTTCAG GAGAGGTACAGAAAATACCAAGAAGCGATGAGAGCTCAGGACGCGAACAGAAGAAGACACACTTCATCCGACATTTCAAGAGACGCGTTGAACGCAAGGCCAGTTAGCTTAGGCAGCCCGAAACTGCCGCCTCCGGTTCCACCTCCGCCCCCGCCTAGATCTATGATGCAGTCGGCCAGCGTTTGCGATTTATCCTCGCCTCAAATGTGGAATTCTGGAATGCATCAG ACTCAATCGATGGCTCATCTGGGCCCAGGAGGCGTGCCCCTAATGTGGTACCCACCGAATCCCCCATGGGACATGACCATGGGTGGTTCGACGATGAGTTTGAACCACCCAGCAATGTGGGCATATCCCATGGGATATCCTCCGTCGCAAATGCTTCCACCACATTATCCAGGCTCTTTGTCGAGAGCGCACAGTCCCGCGAGAAGCTTAAAATCCAGCAGAAGATCCAGGGCTGCCTCGCCCTCGCCCAGTATGAAATCCAGGAAATCGTTAGCCTCGAGATCGCGATCCAGAAGATCGCAAGGATCGCCTTCCGACGCGAGCTCCGAGGATTCCGGCGAATCGGACTTCGACGACAGGCTTTCGCGCAGCTCGAGAAGCAGACGGGGAAGCGTGTCCAGAAGCGTCAGACAGAGGAGCTATCACGAGGACGAGGTTCCTAGGAATTTATTACCCAGGAGTCGTCGCGA GCGCCTAATGTCAGAAGAGAGGATGACGAGCACCGAGGATCAATGGTCCGAGGGTCACTCCAGCAAACGGTACCCACCGCTGCAAAACACCACCAATTCTCGTCGACGTTACGACCAAGACGAACGGAGACTCTCGAAACTAGATTCGCGATTGGATCGCGTTCCAAACGGTAGCTATCGTCGAAGACGAAGCACCGACGAGGAGTCGTCGGATCGAAGGTCCACCTTACCGGCTCGATCGTCCAGGGTCACCAGCTCCTCCGACGATCATTTCGAGAAGGCAGAAATATCCGCTCGACGGAATGAAGACGATGTCCCGGTGAAAAGAGCCTCCTCTGTTCGAAGGGACGTAAGATTGGACGACTTTGAGAGATCCTCTCGCCGAGATTCCCGAAGATCCTCCATCGACAGCGACACGCAGACCCCCAGGAAGACTACCTCGCGAGACGTGTCCTCCAGAAGAAACCGGGAAGCAGAAAATAATGACGAGCTCGTGCCTCGTCCTTCCTCGAGAAATCAAAGAAGCCGCGATCCGTCCCGAGATCGGGAGACACCTTCGAAAAGAGAACCCTCCTTGAGAAGAGACGTTTCCGTCGATGAAATTGATAAATCTCCCGCCAAACGAGCTTCTGATAATCAGAGCAGCAGGAAAACACCGTCTCGCGAGTCTGTCCCTAGGAGAATTCCTCAGAGCGATGATAAACAGACATCGAGACCCGGTAGCAGAAATCAAGAAGAGATACGGGGAAAAAGGGTCGAAGAAAGTCCTCCGGAGAAACGCGAAACGATAGAGGATCGTTCGAAGTCACCGAAAAATGTCAGCGAGAGGATCGCGATGGAGATACCGAAAGAGGAATGGGCCTGCGAGCATTGCACCTTCATAAACGACGTGAACGATCGCGTTTGCGTGGTTTGTTGCAAAACCAAGAGCAGTGCGCTACCACCGAGTAACCCCGAAAATTTCGAGGATGTCCCAAGCGCAAGCGAACCTCCTAAAAGCGAGTCAGCGACCACGTCCAGCAACGTGAGCAATCCGAGTTCCGATTTGGAAAAACGAACGAGCTTACTAAAAATTTCGAACAGCGAGGAAAGTGGAGATAGCGGTTCCGCAAAGAACAAAG ATACGCAAGAAAATCCTCTCGTTGAATGCTCTTCGGTAACGAAAAATGAGTCCACAGTAGGAACGAGCAGTGTACCAGAGTCTACCGATAACGTTGATATTGCGAACGATAGAAGAACAAGTCAACGACCGATGCttgaaaaaatttccaaaaccCATTCGGTTTCCACCGGAACCTCGCCGCCGCCTCAGAGCATCTCCACTCAA ACGTACGACTATCTTCCAGTGAGAGGAAGCGCAGCTTTCGTAAGAGCTGCATCCGCCTCGAAGGGATTATTGTATTATGAGGACAGCGACGCAGAG CGTCTGTTCCAGGAACAAAGCAGATTCGCGAACAGTCCAGAGCTCTATCCTCACACGATTCAGGAACAATATCTTCAGCAACTGATCGCCGCTCCTAGCAGGGACCGTACGCGACGAAACTCCATCGACTCGACCCACCTTTATTATCGTTCCAGG GAATCCAGTCAGCCGAGATTCCTGGAGGCTGGCCCCAGTTCGCAGACCGTTTCGACGCTGACCCGTCAAGGTCTGGAGATCGTGGAGCTTCTGCGAGAGGCCGAGAGACACGGCTACTCGACGGATGACGTTCAAGTGGCTTTGTCGCAGGGTTCCAGCAACCCTATCGACTGGCTGAAGACGCAATGGCCTCATCTGGTGGAAACGGTACAGGTTCTGGCGACCACTCAAGGAAAAGAATTGAAGGAGAACAATGTAGGGGTGCTTTCGGCCGCAGAAGCGAAAGAAGCTTTAAGACTGACGAAAGGAGACGTTTGGAACGCTGTCGCGATAGCGATTCAACGTAGACAGTTAAAG TGCGAGGAAATCATGAAGAAAGGCAACTTCGCTATGCCGGAGGTGGTGAAAGCGTTGGAGAACAACGCCGGTGCCGAGGACGCGGCTTTGTTCGAGCTGCAAAAGAATCAATTGAAGCCTTTCTTGATGAGGATCTGGGGTCCTCCGGTCGGGGTGGAAAACGACGAGGCTGCACCGCGGGAAG ATGCGGCTGGTGCGGTCGGTGGTGGAGAGGGTGTTTCCGAACAGGTTTCCAACGTGTCGGACTCGGAAGCCAGGAAGCAGGTAATATCACCAATCGTTGAAAATTTCGTCGCGTTGCAGGCCGACTTTCAAAAGCAACTGGCAGCCCTCAGACAACTGACCGATAACTGGCAACTTGACAAAGACCCCCTGAACACGCTCGGTAATAAGCCTGATAATCTGTATGAAAGTAACGCTGACCATCGAATTCTAATTAATCCAAATCTGGTCCCAAGGGCCGCACAACACCTCGATCTAGCCGAGACTGTTCACGTTCAGACATTGGAGAACGAGCAGTCGAAGAGACCCCTCGAAAATGAAATCGAAACACCGATGATTAATAATGATGTTATAGTTGAGAAAGCGAACGAACCTGTCGACATCAAAGAcagtattcaaaataataatttaaaagaaagagaaattttaatctccGATAAGGATGAAAATGATCcactaataaaaaatgaaacttcaGTTGTTAAAAAAGCTGatcaaattattcaaaatgacAATTCTCTgagaaatttaaatgaaaaggAAACAGTGGAAATAATTCTAGTTTCTGACAAACAGAAAGAAGTAGAAAATGAAACGGTAgttgaagaaataaatgtaCAAAAGAGTGTTGCAGAAAATTTGCTGCAAGAAAATTCGAACGATAAAACAGCGAAGGTAAATTCAGTCACAAATAAtgagagaaaagaaacagaaaatcTTAAGGAGAAGGAAAATTCAGAAGAAAAACCCGTCTCCGGCTCAAGTGTGAGAAAAGATAAGTCAAATGTAGAATTCAAAGCAAACGATGTAGTTTCGAAAGTAAGCGTAGGAAGTGTGGATGTAGAAGTAGATGAAAGGGAAGACAAAGAATCGCTTGGTTCGCGCGTTAAAGAAAACGAAACGATGTCCCGAAAGAGTTCAGATCCTCTGGAAAGCAGCGTGCAAGTAGATAAAGCTGCTCCTTCACGCTTGAAAGAAGACGAAACGTCCCAAAAGGTTTCAGATCCTCAACAAAGGACACTGGACGCGAATAAAGATTCCTCTTCATCGAGCATTCCCTTGCAATCTAACATGGCAGAAAATTCGTCGGAAAATCAGCAATCTGATTTAACAAACCAACAAGATAAATCCCAGCAGAACATAATTAATGTATCCAAATCCTCTTCTGAAACTCCAAACGTTGACGAATCAACGAATAAATCAAATAAAGTAGAAAATGATCCTGTGATGCAACAAAATTCTgaacaattaattattgataatGCTAATGAAGAGAGTTCGCAGAAGAGCAGCGAAACACAAGTGGCCTCTGTAGAAGCACTGATATCCGCTGTGAAATCATTACCAGAACAACTATTGGGTCCATTTATATCAGCAATGCAGATGCTTTCACCGAAAAGATTGAATATCGAGCCTGTTCAAATTTCCACCGAAAcggtggaaaataaaattgaagagaaagaaattgtAACGAAGGAAGGGGGAGCTGAAATCACGGTGGAGCCTGCGACGACCGCGGAAGACATCGAGAAACTACGCGATCTTGAAAGG AGAATAGCGCGTCGTCTGTTGGCCGAAGGAAAAGCGTCGAATTACGACGAAGCGGAAGTGGCCGCCAGTTTGCTGGCCCTGAAATTCGGAGACGTCGAGGCTCTTCAAGCGGCCAAAGAATGCTCCAGCGTGGAATCGGCGTTGGCTTTCTTACAGCAAGAATGCGAGCTCTGCACCGGTCGTTTTGCGATGAGTCAG ATGGTGTCGATGCTGAAGTGCGTGCATCGATGCTGCAACGAGTGCGCGAAGAATTACTTCACCATTCAGATCAGCGACAGGAACATCACCGACGCGGTTTGCCCGTTCTGCAAGGAACCTAATCTGAAGGACGCGAACGAGGACGAGGTGCTCGAGTACTTCAGTAATCTCGACATACAGCTGAAGACACTTTTAGATCCTCCTATTCACGAACTCTTCCAGAGGAAACTGAGGGATAGAACGCTGATGCAGGATCCCAATTTCAAGTGGTGCATTCAG TGCTCGAGCGGATTTTACGCGGATCCGGATCAGAAACGATTAATTTGTCCCGATTGTCGATCGGTCACCTGCGCGCAATGTCGAAGACCG TGGGAGAAACAGCACCAAGGAATTACGTGCGAGCAATTCGCCGCTTGGAAAGATCAGAACGACCCGGATAATCAAGCCGCAGGTTTAGCTAAGCATCTGGCTGATAATGGGATAGATTGTCCTAAATGCaaatttcgttattctttgTCACGAGGAG GTTGCATGCACTTCACGTGCAGTCAATGCAAATACGAGTTTTGCTGCGGTTGTGGCAAGGCATTCATGATGGGAGCGAAATGCTCGGTCAGTCCTTATTGCGCGAAACTGGGCCTTCACGCTCATCATCCGCGAAACTGTCTCTTTTATCTTCGCGATAAGGAGCCGGCGCAGTTGCAACAGCTGTTAAAAGATAATGGAATCGAGTACGATACAGACGGTCCGGCCGGGGAACGCAAGTGCAAAGTGCAGTTGCAGAAAGAAACTCCCACCGGTGTCGTGGACGCGATATGCAACTCGGACGTGGTCGAGGGACACGCTGGTCTCTGCAG GATTCACTATATCGAGTATCTAGTCCGATTGATCCGGCAAACCCAACTGGAACCACTTTCGTTGCTAAATATAGACGATCTTGAGACTTGTGTCAGACGCGCTGGGATAAAGTTGCCATCAAACTG GCAGCACTACATTGAATACTTGGCGGGCCTGGTACTGAAGGGCAAACTGGATCCCGTGGCGATCTTTGACTTGAACGACGCCAAGCAAGAACTGCGCCGTCGGGGAAAAGTTCCCCCTGCGAAGGACCAGGAAATGTCCGAGCGGGATTATCTCGAGGCGTGCATTCAG GTTGTACGAAAAGAGATTCCACTGGAGTAA